The following is a genomic window from Pyxidicoccus trucidator.
GAAGCCTGGCGCTTCGCTCGTCAAGGCCCGCGCATGCACGGCCGCTGCCTCGCTCAGCACGATGGGGGTGTACGCATCCATGACGTCGGGGAAGGACACCTTTGTGACTCGCGCCCCCAGCGCCGCCAACCTCGCCGCGTCCGCCTCCACCACGGCCCAGACATCCGGGGTGACCCAGGCGGAGACGTCCCACACGCCCACGCGGACGCCGGCCCATTCACGCGGAGTCACGGCCTCGCCCGACAGGGCGCTGTGGACGCGCGCCACCCCGCGCACGTCCCGCGCGAGCGGGCCCGTGTGGTCGCAGGTGTCGCTCAGCGGCAGCACACCCTCGGTGGGCCACGCGGTGTTGCCTTTCGTGGGCTTGAAGCCCACCACGCCGCACCACGCCGCTGGCACGCGGATGCTGCCACCCGTGTCCGTGCCGAGCGCGAAGTCCACCTCGCCCGTCGCGACGCTCACGGCCGCACCGCCGCTGGAGCCACCCGCCACACGTGCGGGGTCCAGCGGGTTGCGCGTCCCGCCGAAGGCGTTGGCGCCGGTGATGCCGAGTGCCACCTCGTGCAGGTGCGTCTTGCCGAGGAGCGTCGCCCCGAGCCCCAGGAGGCGGGCCACGAGCGGACTGTCACCCACCTCGGGAAGGACGGCCCGTGAGCTGCCCCGGAGCGGCCAGCCCGGCACCCCGTACAGGTCCTTCGCGCTGAACGTCAGGCCCGCGAGTGGCCCTTCCGCCATGCCTCGAAGGGGAGCATCCGGGCGGTACGCCCATGCCCCGTGAGGATCCATCGTCATGCCCGGAGTGTACCGGACGCGGGGAGGGATGCCGCGCCCCGAAGTCACATTCCCGGGCTCGTCGACAGCTTGCATCGGAGCGCGTCCTCGCTGAGCATCGGTCCGTGTCTCCGCGCCCCTCCGAGTCGTCCCGCTGCTCGTACTCCTCCCGGGTGGGACGTTCTTGAGCGCGAGCACCGGTGCTCCACCGCCTCGCGTCCTGGCCGACGTCTTCGCACGCACGCGCATCCATGATGGGGCGCTCGTGCTCGGCGCCGCGCTGTTCACCGCGTTGCTCGCGCAGGTCGCCATCGCGGTGCCGGGCTCCCCTGTGCCCATCACCGGCCAGACGCTCGCGGTCGTCCTCACGGCCGCGGCGCTCGGGCCCGTGCGGGGCACGGCCGGGCAGCTCGCCTACGTCCTGCTCGGCGCGGTGGGACTGCCGTTCTACTCCAAGGGGGCCAGCGGCTGGGCCCAGGTGCTCGGGCCGACGGGCGGCTACCTGGTGGGCTTCATCCCCGCGGCCTTCCTCGTGGGGCTCGCGGCGCGGCAGGGCTTCGACAGGCTGCCGTGGAAGGCGATCCCGCTCTTCCTCGTGGGCCAGCTCGTCATCCTGGCCATCGGCGTGACCTGGCTCAGCGTGGTGGTCCCACTCGACCTCTCCACGGCCCTCCACAAGGGCTTCCTGCCCTTCCTCCCCGGTGGGTTGCTCAAGGCCGCCATCGCCGGCCTGTGGATGCCTCTCGCCTGGAGGCTCGTACGGCTTCGCGAGCCCTGAAGGTGCGCCTGCCCCGGTCCGGCTGTGGCCGTCAGGGAATGAGGAAGAAGGACTCCTGCCGGGGCACGAAGAGCTTCCAGCCCTCGTCGGAGAGCCAGGCCGGATCCTCCTGCATCACCTGGACCTTCTGACCTCCCCATTCGGGCACGGCCGTCGTCGTCTTCAGCTCGATGGCGATGTACGAGCCCTTTCGCAGTCTCGGCGGGTCTGGCCGCCTCGCGCTCCCTTCGTCGATGTCCGCGCCCAGGGCATGCCCGTGGTTGCCCAGGGGATGGCAATAGATTCGCGCTTCGATGCCCTGCGCACGCATCTCCGCCATGGCCGCCTCGTGGACCTCGGAGACAGGCCGCTCGGGCTTGGAGGCGCGCAGCATCAGCGCGTCCTGCAGGGCATGGGTGTTGGCCAGCGCCAGCTTCAGCCCCTCGGGGACATCCTCCTCGTCTTCGCGAAGGAGGTAGGCCATCCGCTGGAAGTCGCTGTGCAGCCCCATGTAGCTGATTCCAAAGTCCAGATGCACGAGGTCTCCCCGCTGGAGGACCGTCTCGTCCTTCACCGCCTTCAGGAAGCCCATGTTCATGTCCGGGACGAGCCCCTGACGCTGCACCCTCACGTCCGGCTGGAACCACATCCCGA
Proteins encoded in this region:
- a CDS encoding biotin transporter BioY: MSASTGAPPPRVLADVFARTRIHDGALVLGAALFTALLAQVAIAVPGSPVPITGQTLAVVLTAAALGPVRGTAGQLAYVLLGAVGLPFYSKGASGWAQVLGPTGGYLVGFIPAAFLVGLAARQGFDRLPWKAIPLFLVGQLVILAIGVTWLSVVVPLDLSTALHKGFLPFLPGGLLKAAIAGLWMPLAWRLVRLREP
- a CDS encoding amidase, producing MAEGPLAGLTFSAKDLYGVPGWPLRGSSRAVLPEVGDSPLVARLLGLGATLLGKTHLHEVALGITGANAFGGTRNPLDPARVAGGSSGGAAVSVATGEVDFALGTDTGGSIRVPAAWCGVVGFKPTKGNTAWPTEGVLPLSDTCDHTGPLARDVRGVARVHSALSGEAVTPREWAGVRVGVWDVSAWVTPDVWAVVEADAARLAALGARVTKVSFPDVMDAYTPIVLSEAAAVHARALTSEAPGFIAATEANLRAGAALSEADVAAARARREAYRTRLEALFSEVDVLLGPAVPDVAPRFEQEEVSVAEGALPVRRAVLRITAQWSLLGAPTLCLPRPLGALSVGVQLVAPWGQDVALLGWGLD